One segment of Thermococcus profundus DNA contains the following:
- a CDS encoding inorganic phosphate transporter: MLVTATALFMAWAIGANDSAKAVGTAVGSGIIGFKRAVLIIAVFVTMGAILGGSGVSNTVSGLAGGMGWLSLGLVLFSAASAVTLASLWGNPISTTQAIIGALVGASLASDLPVNWYVVGKIVLTWVISPALAGALSIAIYALYKMILNRIKHLGTLELTQKWLAFIAAAYASFNLGTNELANVIGLADGGSSARILLALALGLGALTFSYEVMMTVGKDLAPLGPTSGFSAQMGAALAVTIANLFGIPVSSGQAIVGAISGVSLYKGGPVNKKALKGILRGWITAPLGAGLLAFLLVKLFAIL; this comes from the coding sequence ATGCTGGTGACAGCGACTGCCCTCTTTATGGCGTGGGCGATAGGGGCAAACGACAGTGCAAAGGCAGTCGGAACCGCCGTGGGCTCCGGAATAATCGGCTTCAAAAGGGCTGTGCTTATAATAGCCGTGTTCGTAACCATGGGCGCCATACTGGGCGGTTCCGGGGTTTCCAACACGGTGAGCGGGTTAGCCGGGGGTATGGGCTGGTTATCCCTAGGACTGGTCCTCTTCAGCGCTGCCTCCGCGGTCACCCTCGCAAGCCTCTGGGGGAACCCCATCTCTACCACTCAGGCGATAATAGGGGCTCTCGTTGGAGCTTCACTCGCATCGGATCTCCCCGTTAACTGGTATGTAGTTGGTAAAATCGTCCTGACTTGGGTGATCTCGCCGGCTCTGGCGGGGGCCCTCTCCATAGCCATATATGCGCTCTACAAGATGATTCTCAACAGGATCAAACACCTCGGGACTCTGGAGCTGACACAGAAGTGGCTCGCTTTCATAGCGGCCGCCTATGCCTCATTCAACCTCGGGACCAACGAGCTGGCCAACGTGATAGGCCTCGCGGACGGCGGGTCATCTGCGAGGATCCTTCTGGCTCTAGCCCTTGGGCTGGGTGCGCTGACGTTCAGCTACGAGGTTATGATGACCGTTGGGAAGGATCTAGCTCCCCTCGGTCCGACATCCGGCTTCTCGGCCCAGATGGGAGCGGCCCTAGCAGTTACAATTGCCAACCTCTTTGGGATTCCCGTAAGCTCAGGTCAGGCCATAGTGGGCGCCATATCGGGTGTGAGTCTCTACAAGGGTGGTCCGGTCAACAAAAAGGCCCTGAAAGGGATTCTTAGAGGATGGATAACGGCTCCCCTTGGGGCAGGGCTTTTAGCTTTTCTGCTCGTCAAGCTGTTCGCAATCCTTTGA
- a CDS encoding PQQ-binding-like beta-propeller repeat protein — protein MIRKEKIYGLVIFTILILELSTIPYSLAYGDKLWEGTLSEVKINVGQASIPQNWITYAAGNEFFVIGVDNTVFLYSINGTLLWKNSFDSLNSTGVITSIAVQGNTIALSVDSGAYGRGSLLYLLNATSGSVIWERKTAPAGSSYYSDVRYFPNLITVSVSEWEMLPNGFREYVLAYDPNGNLLWNFTVPKGNFPVVSVADVEADDKNVFLLASYVSSLEPPVEFNNRSSTLFVLARDSGELVRRIDFDNWHASDLSLTKNAIVVALYQLVNGTSIKGISDLVGLSYTGNMLWNITLPGLVALDSSPYDDYIAVTLNNVTINFFPYSNITSKGSYLLLIKDNGTIIGCDFPHEDYNGTRYPHIESAPVLLPNTGMIFTAEYLTRGKSLMHHNVWTRDCPSECKQFLDKKCSGYGFGFGGSGSISGGPFFAPGENIPMFKPLLSPNKEYLLYLTRDGDRIHALLLKTHGIISLNVPQFSGLKVRIPGSIIFDWDLHSPVSYWSLPWGNYTLELLNGTEVVYSTTFTLKPDSYTEIFVPFGKPLKEIPHKTESVSLNETKVTFNATTEIYRIEEGGKPAYYINHRVNVLKVEGDVEALRIIFNVSKEIAHDVSKMRLPPSAIIIQREPVIAFDIKDPKEGKEYSKGFEVLTNATPEEVAKGIIVEHTVITGSEKKAGLSLEGVSPHSNTTSTTTTTTTEENKGGTTQKASNSRTPYILVGLVGLGALGVWLYRGKGKK, from the coding sequence ATGATCAGGAAGGAAAAAATCTACGGTCTAGTAATTTTTACGATCCTGATTTTAGAGCTATCAACGATTCCGTACTCCCTAGCCTACGGAGATAAACTCTGGGAAGGAACCCTCAGCGAGGTGAAGATTAATGTAGGCCAAGCCTCCATCCCCCAGAACTGGATAACCTACGCGGCGGGCAATGAATTCTTTGTGATAGGCGTCGATAACACTGTCTTCCTTTATTCGATCAACGGTACTCTTCTGTGGAAGAACAGCTTCGATTCCCTCAATTCAACGGGCGTTATAACCTCCATCGCCGTTCAAGGTAATACCATAGCACTGTCGGTGGACTCTGGTGCTTATGGCCGCGGAAGTCTGCTCTACCTTCTAAACGCCACTTCCGGTTCAGTTATCTGGGAGAGGAAAACGGCACCCGCAGGATCGTCATACTATTCTGACGTCAGGTACTTCCCCAACTTAATAACAGTGAGCGTGAGCGAGTGGGAAATGCTCCCCAATGGATTCAGAGAGTACGTTCTAGCGTACGATCCAAATGGAAACCTTCTCTGGAACTTCACAGTCCCAAAGGGGAACTTCCCGGTGGTTTCAGTGGCGGACGTAGAGGCAGATGACAAAAACGTTTTTCTGCTTGCCAGCTACGTATCTTCATTAGAACCCCCCGTTGAATTTAACAACCGCTCGTCAACACTGTTTGTGCTGGCTCGCGATTCTGGGGAATTGGTGAGGAGAATAGATTTCGACAATTGGCACGCCAGTGATTTAAGCCTCACCAAAAACGCTATCGTGGTGGCACTGTATCAACTCGTGAACGGAACAAGCATTAAGGGGATCTCCGATTTGGTGGGGCTCTCGTACACCGGAAACATGCTCTGGAACATTACTCTCCCAGGCTTGGTTGCGCTCGATTCCTCCCCGTACGATGACTACATTGCAGTTACCCTAAACAACGTTACCATTAACTTCTTCCCATACTCGAATATAACATCGAAAGGAAGCTATCTCCTACTGATAAAGGACAATGGAACGATAATCGGGTGCGATTTTCCCCATGAGGACTACAACGGAACCAGATACCCACATATCGAGAGTGCCCCTGTTCTGCTCCCAAATACGGGTATGATTTTTACAGCAGAATACCTCACGCGTGGTAAAAGTCTCATGCACCATAATGTTTGGACAAGGGATTGTCCCTCTGAATGTAAACAATTCTTAGACAAAAAATGTAGTGGATATGGTTTTGGATTTGGAGGAAGTGGTTCAATTTCAGGGGGACCATTCTTCGCCCCAGGAGAAAACATTCCAATGTTCAAACCCCTGCTAAGCCCAAACAAAGAGTACCTTCTCTATCTAACAAGAGACGGGGACAGGATTCACGCACTACTATTGAAGACACATGGAATAATTTCGCTAAACGTGCCCCAGTTCTCGGGTCTGAAGGTTAGAATACCTGGAAGTATAATATTTGATTGGGATCTTCATTCACCAGTCTCTTACTGGAGTCTGCCCTGGGGCAATTACACCCTCGAACTCCTCAATGGAACGGAAGTTGTGTATTCAACCACGTTTACACTGAAACCCGACTCTTACACTGAAATCTTCGTTCCATTTGGAAAGCCATTGAAGGAGATACCGCATAAAACTGAATCAGTATCACTGAACGAAACCAAGGTCACCTTCAACGCAACCACGGAGATATACCGGATTGAGGAAGGAGGAAAACCGGCTTACTACATCAACCACAGGGTAAATGTCCTGAAGGTGGAAGGAGACGTTGAGGCGCTCAGAATCATCTTCAACGTGAGCAAGGAGATAGCCCACGACGTCAGCAAGATGAGGCTTCCACCTTCGGCAATAATAATCCAGAGGGAGCCCGTTATAGCATTCGACATAAAGGATCCCAAGGAAGGGAAGGAGTACTCCAAGGGATTCGAGGTTCTCACCAACGCCACCCCCGAGGAAGTGGCCAAGGGGATCATAGTTGAGCACACGGTGATCACCGGAAGCGAGAAAAAAGCCGGACTTTCCCTCGAAGGGGTTAGTCCGCATTCAAACACCACTTCAACTACAACCACCACAACTACTGAAGAGAACAAGGGGGGCACCACTCAGAAAGCCAGTAACAGCAGAACTCCCTACATCCTCGTAGGGCTGGTAGGTCTCGGTGCCCTTGGAGTGTGGCTTTACAGAGGGAAGGGGAAAAAGTGA